Proteins from a genomic interval of Pseudomonas silesiensis:
- a CDS encoding branched-chain amino acid ABC transporter permease has protein sequence MNAKTKIYIPQQHEAREQRQLNTLYLALIVIGLVAPWVAYPVFLMKLLCFGLFACSFNLLLGYTGLLSFGHAAFLAAGGYSTGYLLSQHPGIGPELAIIGGTLAAALVGAAFGALAIRRQGIYFAMITLALAQLLYFLFLKAPFTGGEDGLHGISRGKLLGVIDLGNNTAMYYFVLAITVLGFALVSRVVHSPFGQILKAIRENEDRATSLGYNVNRYKWLAFVISSSIAGLAGSTKAVVFQLATLTDAHWHMSGEVVLMTLLGGVGTLLGPFVGAAIVVSLQHLLAQSPLGTWGSPILGCIFVLCVLCFRSGVVGWIKLLINKNFK, from the coding sequence ATGAATGCCAAGACCAAAATTTATATCCCTCAGCAACACGAAGCCCGCGAACAACGCCAGCTGAACACCTTGTACCTGGCCTTGATCGTCATAGGCCTGGTGGCGCCCTGGGTGGCTTATCCGGTGTTCCTGATGAAGCTGTTGTGCTTCGGCCTGTTCGCCTGCTCGTTCAATCTGTTGCTCGGCTACACCGGCCTGCTCTCGTTCGGGCATGCGGCTTTCCTCGCGGCCGGCGGCTACAGCACCGGTTATCTGTTGAGCCAGCATCCGGGAATCGGACCGGAGTTGGCGATCATCGGCGGCACCTTGGCGGCGGCTTTGGTCGGCGCTGCTTTCGGCGCCCTGGCCATCCGCCGCCAAGGCATCTACTTCGCGATGATCACGTTGGCGCTGGCGCAGTTGCTGTACTTCCTGTTTCTCAAGGCGCCGTTCACCGGCGGCGAAGACGGGCTGCATGGGATCAGTCGCGGCAAGCTGCTGGGCGTTATCGACCTGGGCAACAACACCGCCATGTACTACTTCGTGCTGGCGATCACCGTGCTCGGGTTTGCCTTGGTCAGTCGCGTGGTGCACTCGCCCTTCGGCCAGATCCTCAAGGCGATCCGCGAGAACGAGGACCGCGCCACTTCATTGGGCTACAACGTCAACCGCTACAAATGGCTGGCCTTCGTCATTTCTTCGTCTATCGCCGGCCTCGCCGGCTCGACCAAAGCCGTGGTGTTCCAGCTGGCGACCCTGACCGATGCGCACTGGCATATGTCGGGCGAGGTGGTGCTGATGACCCTGCTGGGCGGGGTCGGTACCTTGCTCGGTCCCTTCGTCGGTGCCGCCATCGTCGTCTCGCTGCAACACCTTCTGGCCCAATCCCCCCTGGGCACGTGGGGCTCGCCGATTCTGGGCTGCATCTTCGTGCTCTGCGTGCTGTGCTTCCGCTCAGGCGTGGTCGGCTGGATCAAGCTGCTCATCAACAAAAACTTCAAATAA
- a CDS encoding nitroreductase — protein MHIDAAIRSRKSVRSFMPWSVPKPVIEHILKVASRAPSGNNVQPWHVHVLTGQAKQRLCDDIIASATHDAGQHAAEYEYYPTAWFEPYQQRRREVGFSLYEKLGIKRDDTTARDQQMLRNYQFFDAPVGLLISLDRRLNTGSYMDLGMFIQNILLAARGQGLHTCAQAAFAWYHQVIREHLPLADNDILVCGIALGHEDRDAPENSLETPREPIERFASFHGFSSDEP, from the coding sequence ATGCATATAGATGCCGCCATCCGCTCGCGTAAATCCGTTCGAAGCTTCATGCCGTGGAGCGTCCCCAAACCGGTGATCGAACATATTCTGAAGGTCGCCTCACGGGCACCCAGCGGCAACAACGTACAGCCCTGGCATGTCCATGTATTGACCGGCCAGGCCAAGCAACGCTTGTGCGACGATATAATCGCATCCGCGACCCACGACGCCGGGCAGCATGCTGCCGAATATGAATACTACCCGACTGCCTGGTTTGAGCCCTATCAGCAACGTCGCCGCGAGGTGGGCTTCAGCCTGTATGAGAAGCTCGGCATCAAGCGCGACGATACAACGGCCCGTGACCAGCAAATGCTGCGCAACTACCAGTTCTTCGACGCCCCGGTCGGTCTGCTGATCAGCCTTGACCGCAGACTCAATACGGGCAGCTATATGGATTTAGGCATGTTCATCCAGAACATCCTGCTCGCCGCCAGGGGTCAGGGCTTGCACACTTGCGCCCAGGCTGCATTCGCCTGGTACCACCAGGTCATACGCGAACATCTGCCGCTCGCGGACAATGACATTCTGGTCTGCGGCATCGCTCTGGGCCACGAGGACCGTGACGCACCGGAGAACAGCCTTGAAACGCCACGTGAACCAATTGAACGTTTTGCCTCGTTCCACGGCTTCAGCTCTGACGAGCCATAG
- a CDS encoding FAS1-like dehydratase domain-containing protein produces MPANLSHLKGHRFADCDWSFTPKRISALNLAIGVTQDCTGLPPTLAFSADMDHQVVDQLLALTGLGAHQLLHGEQHFHYHHPLQPGLRYSSRAELTEVIKKPRFNLLHKKTRLLTADGSLACEMLSIYVAVPVPGPPRVGPEMAEQNAPPVTTAGAISREQINAFALASGDQNPVHLEPAIACRAGHADVFAQGMLGMGMLGTLLSATRLQRFGVRFLSPIALGDQPRLYQTGIRSRELVLTNEKGNIRIRGYAELD; encoded by the coding sequence ATGCCGGCGAACCTCAGTCACCTCAAGGGCCATCGCTTTGCTGACTGCGACTGGTCGTTCACGCCCAAGCGCATCAGCGCGCTGAACCTGGCCATCGGCGTCACCCAGGACTGCACCGGGCTGCCACCGACACTGGCGTTCAGCGCCGACATGGATCACCAGGTCGTCGATCAACTGCTCGCCCTGACAGGCCTGGGGGCCCATCAACTGCTGCACGGTGAACAGCACTTCCACTACCACCATCCACTGCAACCCGGCTTGCGCTACAGCAGCCGCGCTGAACTGACCGAGGTGATCAAAAAGCCGCGTTTCAACCTGCTGCACAAGAAAACGCGCCTGCTCACCGCCGACGGCAGCCTGGCGTGTGAAATGCTCAGCATCTATGTCGCGGTGCCGGTACCTGGCCCGCCCAGGGTGGGTCCTGAAATGGCGGAGCAGAACGCTCCGCCGGTAACAACCGCCGGGGCGATCAGCCGGGAGCAAATCAACGCCTTCGCCCTCGCCTCGGGTGATCAGAACCCCGTGCATCTGGAGCCGGCCATTGCTTGCCGGGCCGGGCATGCCGATGTTTTCGCCCAGGGAATGCTGGGCATGGGCATGCTCGGCACACTGTTGAGTGCCACTCGCCTGCAACGGTTCGGTGTGCGATTCCTGTCACCCATCGCGCTGGGCGATCAGCCTCGGCTTTATCAAACAGGCATCCGGTCACGGGAACTTGTACTCACCAATGAGAAAGGAAACATCCGGATCAGGGGTTACGCCGAGCTCGACTGA
- a CDS encoding ABC transporter ATP-binding protein, which produces MLNNSLTLENISKRFASRPGSSTQLQVLDNIHLDIAPGEFISIVGASGCGKSTLLRLILGLDEEYDGRILLDGKPIEGTGLERGIVFQDHRLFPWLNVEQNVAVGLKNSPLSAGQKRDTVREHIELVGLQDFIDAYPHQISGGMAQRVAIARGLVNRPSVLLLDEPLGALDALTRARLQGELQNIWVKEKITMILVTHDVDEAVFLGDRVVVMQPNPGRIRRIVDIDLPRSRNRSDSRFIALRDDVLSDFAELH; this is translated from the coding sequence ATGCTCAACAATAGCCTGACCCTCGAAAACATCAGCAAGCGTTTCGCTTCCCGACCGGGCAGTTCGACTCAACTGCAAGTACTCGACAACATCCACCTCGACATCGCTCCCGGGGAGTTCATCAGCATCGTCGGGGCCAGCGGCTGCGGCAAATCCACGCTGCTGCGACTGATTCTTGGACTGGACGAAGAATATGACGGGCGCATCCTGCTGGATGGCAAACCCATCGAAGGCACTGGCCTGGAACGTGGCATCGTCTTTCAGGATCACCGCTTGTTCCCCTGGCTCAATGTGGAACAGAACGTCGCTGTCGGGCTCAAGAATTCACCCCTGAGCGCTGGGCAGAAACGCGACACCGTGCGCGAGCACATTGAACTCGTCGGCCTGCAAGACTTTATCGATGCCTACCCTCATCAGATATCCGGCGGCATGGCGCAACGCGTGGCCATAGCCCGCGGCTTGGTCAATCGCCCGAGCGTGCTGCTACTGGATGAACCGCTGGGTGCCCTCGATGCCTTGACCCGTGCGCGACTGCAGGGCGAGCTGCAAAACATCTGGGTCAAGGAAAAAATCACCATGATCCTGGTCACGCACGATGTTGATGAGGCGGTATTCCTGGGTGACCGCGTGGTGGTGATGCAGCCCAACCCAGGCCGCATCCGGCGCATCGTCGACATCGATCTGCCGCGTTCACGCAACCGCAGTGACAGCCGCTTCATCGCCCTGCGCGACGATGTGCTGAGCGATTTTGCCGAGCTGCACTGA
- a CDS encoding LLM class flavin-dependent oxidoreductase — protein MSERQLSLNLFIYPNGHHEAAWRHPQSVPESSMDIGYYQQLALRAEREKLDAIFFADSPSLAESGHEGLRIRFEPITWLAAIAAVTQRIGLIATASTTYSEPYNLARSFSALDHLSKGRAGWNIVTTSMAAAAANFGLDKHPSAFDRYAQAEEFVQVVGDLWDSWEDDALVLDKTSGVFADGDKVHAINHVGAHYKVKGPFNSPRSPQGRPVQVQAGSSEDGRDFASRHAEAIFTAHQTLQSATEFANDIRARAKAAGRDPRRLKILPGISPYIGSTEAEAQRKFDELNELVLPHISLGQLRRMLGVDLTGHDLDAPFPRHLINFDSSESQSSRFKLIIDIVDREKPTLRQLINRLAGARGHWAPAGTPVQIADLIEQWFRSGAADGFNVMPPAFPEGFEVFLDEVLPILRKRGLFRSEYSGSTLREHYGLNRPDSRFSLKSA, from the coding sequence ATGTCCGAACGCCAGCTCAGCCTCAACCTGTTTATCTATCCGAACGGCCATCACGAAGCGGCCTGGCGTCACCCGCAGTCGGTGCCGGAATCCTCCATGGATATCGGCTATTACCAGCAACTGGCACTGCGCGCTGAACGCGAGAAACTTGATGCGATTTTCTTCGCGGATTCGCCTTCACTGGCTGAAAGCGGGCATGAGGGGTTACGCATTCGTTTCGAACCCATCACCTGGCTGGCAGCGATTGCCGCAGTGACCCAACGCATAGGCCTGATCGCCACGGCCAGTACGACCTACAGCGAACCCTACAATCTGGCTCGCTCGTTCAGTGCGCTGGACCACCTCAGCAAGGGGCGCGCGGGCTGGAACATCGTGACCACCTCCATGGCCGCTGCAGCCGCCAATTTTGGTCTGGATAAACATCCCTCGGCGTTTGACCGCTATGCTCAGGCCGAAGAATTCGTGCAGGTGGTCGGTGACCTGTGGGACAGCTGGGAGGACGATGCGCTGGTGCTGGACAAGACGTCCGGGGTGTTTGCCGATGGCGACAAGGTGCATGCGATCAACCACGTGGGTGCCCACTACAAAGTAAAGGGCCCATTCAACTCTCCGCGCTCGCCACAGGGGCGGCCGGTACAGGTGCAGGCCGGGTCTTCCGAAGATGGCCGTGATTTCGCCTCCAGGCATGCCGAAGCGATTTTCACCGCACACCAGACCCTGCAAAGCGCCACCGAATTCGCCAACGATATCCGTGCTCGGGCGAAGGCGGCGGGGCGCGATCCTCGCCGGCTGAAAATTCTCCCGGGCATCAGCCCCTACATCGGTAGCACCGAAGCCGAAGCGCAGCGCAAGTTCGACGAGCTCAACGAACTGGTGCTGCCGCACATCTCCTTGGGTCAGCTACGCCGCATGCTGGGGGTCGACCTGACCGGGCACGATCTGGATGCACCGTTCCCGCGTCACCTGATCAACTTCGACAGCAGCGAAAGCCAGTCGAGCCGTTTCAAATTGATCATCGACATTGTCGACCGCGAGAAACCGACGCTGCGCCAACTGATCAATCGCCTGGCCGGTGCTCGTGGGCATTGGGCGCCGGCAGGTACGCCGGTGCAGATTGCAGATTTGATCGAGCAGTGGTTCCGCAGTGGTGCCGCCGATGGTTTCAACGTGATGCCGCCAGCGTTCCCCGAAGGCTTTGAAGTGTTCCTCGATGAAGTGCTGCCGATACTGCGCAAGCGTGGCCTGTTCCGCAGTGAATATTCGGGTAGTACTCTGCGCGAGCATTACGGCTTGAATCGCCCGGATTCGCGTTTTTCCCTGAAGTCCGCCTGA
- a CDS encoding OprD family porin: MHYPSKTLSITLAISTSIVAQQAIAEFNDDSHLTLEARNFYINRDFRDNPNTARHKAEEWGQGFMLRYSSGFTEGTVGFGVDALGLLGVKLDAGRGTTGAGALPVQSNGEVPDSFGFIGPTAKVKMAKSLLTVGTHAPTLPIAFRNDTRLLPQTFEGAQIVSSDIDKLTLTGGQFRATRLRNSTNYEDMTMFADGSRGGVATDRFNYAGATYALLPNLTTTYFFAQLQDNYSQHYGNLIHTQPLAEGLNLRSEVRYFQSENEGRTNVDNRNLGTMFTLSYKGHALGASYQNQSGDTGMPFIGGGTDPWAFNTVTYHHFLRAREDSWQLRYDYDLATVGLPGLTFMTRYVSGDNFEIAGTNAKEWERNVDIAYVVQGGPLKNVNLRLRNVAYRGNRTTDIDENRIIVGYTFKFW, encoded by the coding sequence ATGCATTACCCGTCAAAAACCTTGTCCATCACCCTCGCAATCAGTACCAGCATCGTCGCTCAACAGGCCATTGCCGAATTCAACGACGATAGCCACCTGACGCTCGAGGCCCGTAACTTCTACATCAACCGTGATTTTCGGGATAACCCCAACACGGCCCGTCACAAGGCTGAAGAATGGGGCCAGGGCTTCATGTTGCGTTACAGCTCTGGCTTCACCGAGGGCACGGTGGGCTTTGGCGTGGATGCGCTCGGGCTGCTTGGCGTAAAACTTGATGCCGGCCGCGGCACGACCGGTGCGGGCGCCCTGCCCGTGCAGAGTAATGGCGAGGTCCCGGACAGCTTTGGTTTTATCGGCCCTACCGCTAAAGTCAAAATGGCCAAGAGCCTGCTGACTGTCGGCACCCACGCACCGACCCTGCCGATCGCGTTTCGCAATGACACCCGCTTGCTGCCGCAGACGTTTGAAGGCGCGCAGATCGTCTCCAGTGACATCGACAAGCTCACCCTCACCGGCGGCCAGTTTCGCGCCACCCGCCTGCGCAACTCAACCAACTACGAAGACATGACCATGTTTGCCGACGGCTCCAGAGGGGGCGTCGCGACTGACCGTTTCAACTATGCGGGTGCTACTTATGCGCTGCTGCCAAACCTGACCACCACCTACTTCTTCGCCCAATTGCAGGACAACTACAGCCAGCACTACGGCAATCTGATTCACACCCAGCCATTGGCCGAGGGATTGAACCTGAGGTCGGAAGTCCGTTATTTTCAGAGTGAAAACGAGGGTCGCACCAATGTCGACAACCGCAACCTGGGAACGATGTTCACCCTGTCCTACAAGGGTCACGCCCTCGGCGCCAGCTACCAGAACCAGAGCGGCGACACCGGCATGCCCTTCATCGGCGGCGGCACCGATCCATGGGCATTCAACACCGTCACCTACCACCATTTCCTGCGCGCCAGGGAAGACTCCTGGCAGCTTCGCTACGACTATGACCTCGCCACCGTCGGTTTGCCCGGGCTGACGTTCATGACGCGCTATGTGTCAGGCGACAACTTTGAAATCGCCGGCACCAACGCCAAGGAATGGGAACGCAATGTCGATATCGCTTATGTGGTTCAGGGCGGACCGCTGAAAAACGTCAACCTGCGGTTGCGCAACGTCGCCTATCGCGGGAACCGCACGACGGATATTGACGAAAACCGCATCATCGTAGGCTACACCTTCAAGTTTTGGTGA
- a CDS encoding 3-hydroxybutyrate dehydrogenase → MTQIARTVVVTGAAQGIGLAIAQAFAAQGDFVALCDINLAAAEQAASRLPNAKAYAVDVTSEAQIAAFFEHLLTERPTLDVLVNNAGLQHISPVQHFPLDKWNTLLAVMLTGPFLMSKHALPSMLAQQSGRIINIASVHGKLASPYKSAYIAAKHGLIGFTRALALETANQGITANALLPGAVRTSLVENQLPLLAAQDGVSEEEALHRHILARQPMKRLLEPGEIGDSAVFLASHAARAITGESLSVSGGW, encoded by the coding sequence ATGACTCAGATTGCCCGCACCGTCGTCGTTACGGGTGCCGCCCAGGGGATCGGTCTGGCAATTGCCCAGGCGTTCGCTGCCCAAGGTGATTTCGTGGCCTTGTGCGACATCAACCTGGCCGCCGCGGAACAGGCGGCAAGCCGCTTGCCCAATGCCAAGGCGTACGCTGTCGATGTCACGAGCGAGGCGCAAATTGCGGCGTTCTTCGAGCACCTGCTCACAGAACGGCCGACCCTCGACGTACTGGTCAACAACGCAGGCCTGCAGCACATTTCGCCGGTTCAGCACTTCCCGCTCGACAAGTGGAACACCCTGCTGGCGGTGATGTTGACCGGCCCGTTCCTGATGAGTAAACACGCCCTGCCCAGCATGCTTGCGCAGCAGAGCGGACGCATCATCAACATCGCCTCGGTCCACGGCAAACTGGCTTCGCCGTATAAAAGCGCTTACATCGCCGCCAAACACGGATTGATCGGTTTCACCCGCGCCCTGGCGCTCGAGACCGCCAACCAGGGGATCACTGCCAACGCCCTGCTTCCCGGCGCGGTGCGCACCTCCCTGGTGGAAAACCAACTGCCCCTGCTTGCAGCCCAGGATGGCGTCAGCGAGGAAGAGGCATTGCACCGGCACATTCTCGCTCGCCAGCCGATGAAGCGCCTGTTGGAGCCCGGTGAAATCGGTGACAGTGCGGTATTTCTTGCATCCCACGCGGCGCGCGCCATCACCGGCGAGTCGCTCAGCGTCTCGGGGGGCTGGTAA
- a CDS encoding ABC transporter permease, whose product MSAIMSAGSRNRGYRGWVLPIAAIAVWWLASSQGWSQSGLLVSPEKVATTAWDQMASGKFWRAISASLARNLSGFFIGTTLGLVLGCLLGLSRYFQRLVGPSFNTFKQISLFAWIPLISVWFGLGDVAKVVFLSLAALVPVVVNTCDGLRNVPPNLLEVARVYGFTRWQTIIGVMLPAALPSIFTGIYLALVYSWLATIGAEYLLVSGEGIGNTLIDGSEHFMMDLVLFGMVVIGLVGWGLNALARTLERRMQRLYGIAPR is encoded by the coding sequence ATGAGTGCGATCATGTCAGCAGGCAGCCGTAACCGCGGATATCGCGGATGGGTCTTGCCAATTGCCGCCATTGCCGTGTGGTGGCTGGCTTCGAGCCAGGGCTGGAGCCAATCGGGCTTGCTCGTTTCGCCGGAAAAAGTCGCCACCACGGCTTGGGATCAAATGGCCTCGGGCAAATTCTGGCGGGCAATTTCTGCCAGCCTGGCGCGTAACCTCAGTGGCTTTTTTATCGGTACCACGCTCGGCCTGGTATTGGGTTGCCTGCTGGGCCTGTCGCGGTATTTCCAACGTCTTGTGGGTCCGAGTTTCAATACCTTCAAACAAATTTCTCTGTTCGCCTGGATCCCGTTGATCTCGGTGTGGTTCGGCCTGGGCGATGTGGCCAAGGTCGTGTTCCTGTCACTGGCAGCGCTGGTGCCGGTGGTGGTGAATACCTGCGACGGTTTACGCAATGTCCCACCCAACCTGTTGGAAGTGGCGCGGGTATACGGCTTCACCCGTTGGCAAACCATCATCGGGGTCATGCTTCCCGCCGCCTTGCCGTCGATTTTCACGGGGATTTACCTGGCGCTGGTCTATTCCTGGCTGGCGACCATCGGTGCCGAATACCTGCTGGTATCGGGGGAGGGGATCGGCAACACGCTGATTGATGGCAGCGAACATTTCATGATGGACCTGGTGTTATTTGGAATGGTGGTTATCGGCCTGGTGGGCTGGGGCCTCAACGCATTGGCCCGGACACTTGAACGGCGAATGCAGCGCCTGTACGGCATCGCGCCTCGTTGA
- a CDS encoding AMP-binding protein → MDSSVVWTPRQDFIQGTRLHQWMHTLGESDYEHFLDRSTQDAPWFATSLEQALGIVWDTPYHTALNEAGGIKHPRWYEGGRLNIIRSTLERWAADPVQAQKNALIWESENGQCLEVSYGELARRVNDVAQGLSELGVVSGDRVAIYMPMLIETVVAVLAVVKLGAIFTPAFSGYGAEALATRIEACGAKLLITADGFLRRGKVVAMKEEADKAADLSPSLEKVIVVRRLGREIPWHPSRDLDFATLLACDGSQCPTAVVDSQSPMMIIYTSGTTGKPKGAVHTHGGFPLKAALDVGLCMDVGQNDRLFWITDMGWLTGPVVVFGSLINGACAVLYEGSPDYPQADRVWQLGARHQATHIGVSPTLVRSLMQHGDAIAQGHDLSVLRTFTSTGEPWNREPWLWLFDTVGAGRYPIINYAGGTEIGGGILTNVLIKPISPVTFNTRMPGMAAEVCDNQGQPVRQTLGELVLTKPWIGMTHSFWQEPERYEQSYFDRFPNTWVHGDWAIIDGEGFWTITGRSDDTLNVAGKRIGPAEMESILVSHAQVLEAGAIGVPDEIKGETPVCFVVLHPGTVPDAALDAELLDLIGRKLGKAMRPKQLHYVSELPKTRNGKVMRRVIRAAYLGQDAGDLTSMDNTDALVVISNCRLLAA, encoded by the coding sequence ATGGACAGTTCCGTCGTTTGGACACCCCGCCAGGACTTCATTCAGGGCACCCGCCTGCATCAATGGATGCACACATTGGGTGAAAGCGACTATGAGCACTTTCTCGATCGCTCGACCCAGGATGCACCGTGGTTCGCCACATCCCTGGAGCAAGCGCTGGGCATCGTTTGGGACACGCCCTACCACACCGCCCTCAACGAGGCTGGAGGCATCAAGCATCCCCGCTGGTATGAAGGCGGCCGACTGAACATCATCCGCTCGACTCTGGAACGTTGGGCCGCCGATCCGGTACAAGCGCAAAAAAATGCCCTGATCTGGGAAAGCGAAAACGGCCAGTGCCTGGAAGTGAGCTACGGCGAGCTGGCGCGGCGGGTGAACGACGTCGCCCAAGGGCTGAGCGAGTTGGGCGTAGTGAGCGGCGACCGCGTTGCCATCTACATGCCGATGTTGATTGAGACCGTGGTCGCGGTATTGGCCGTGGTCAAGCTGGGGGCCATCTTTACCCCGGCCTTCTCTGGCTACGGCGCCGAAGCCCTGGCCACGCGCATAGAGGCTTGCGGTGCCAAGTTGCTGATCACCGCCGACGGCTTTCTGCGGCGCGGCAAAGTGGTCGCCATGAAAGAGGAAGCCGACAAGGCTGCCGACCTGAGTCCATCGCTGGAAAAGGTCATTGTGGTGCGCCGCCTGGGACGTGAAATCCCCTGGCACCCCAGCCGCGACCTGGACTTTGCCACGCTGCTGGCCTGTGACGGCAGCCAGTGCCCGACCGCTGTGGTCGACAGCCAGTCCCCGATGATGATCATCTACACCTCCGGCACCACCGGCAAGCCAAAGGGCGCGGTGCATACCCATGGCGGGTTCCCGCTCAAGGCCGCGCTGGATGTCGGCTTGTGCATGGATGTCGGGCAAAACGATCGTCTGTTCTGGATCACCGACATGGGGTGGCTGACCGGCCCGGTCGTGGTCTTCGGCAGCCTGATCAATGGCGCCTGCGCGGTGCTCTATGAAGGCTCGCCGGACTATCCGCAAGCGGATCGGGTCTGGCAGTTGGGCGCACGCCATCAGGCCACCCACATCGGCGTTTCACCGACGCTGGTGCGCTCGCTGATGCAGCATGGCGACGCCATTGCCCAAGGCCACGACCTGAGCGTCCTGCGTACCTTTACCTCGACCGGCGAGCCCTGGAATCGGGAGCCGTGGCTGTGGCTGTTCGATACCGTTGGCGCGGGGCGTTATCCCATCATCAACTATGCCGGCGGCACCGAGATCGGCGGTGGCATCCTGACGAACGTGCTAATCAAACCGATTTCCCCGGTGACCTTCAACACGCGCATGCCGGGCATGGCCGCCGAGGTCTGTGACAACCAGGGCCAACCGGTAAGGCAAACGCTCGGTGAGCTGGTGCTGACCAAGCCCTGGATCGGTATGACCCACAGCTTCTGGCAGGAACCCGAACGGTACGAACAATCGTATTTCGATCGATTCCCCAACACCTGGGTCCACGGGGACTGGGCAATTATCGATGGTGAAGGCTTCTGGACCATCACCGGTCGCTCCGACGACACCCTGAACGTCGCCGGCAAGCGCATCGGCCCTGCAGAAATGGAATCCATCCTGGTCAGCCATGCCCAGGTGCTGGAGGCCGGCGCCATCGGCGTTCCGGACGAGATCAAGGGCGAGACACCCGTGTGCTTCGTGGTGCTGCACCCCGGTACCGTACCGGACGCGGCACTGGACGCCGAACTGCTCGATCTGATCGGCAGAAAACTGGGCAAGGCCATGCGCCCCAAACAACTGCATTACGTCAGCGAACTGCCCAAGACCCGCAATGGCAAAGTCATGCGCCGAGTGATCCGCGCGGCCTACCTGGGGCAGGACGCCGGCGATCTGACATCGATGGACAACACCGATGCGCTCGTGGTCATCAGCAACTGCCGCCTTCTGGCCGCATGA
- a CDS encoding DUF2934 domain-containing protein translates to MINESKIRERAYALWEKDACPEGAALFYWRLAEDQLAAELRSSRAAPLMQTLEERKAA, encoded by the coding sequence ATGATTAATGAATCAAAAATCCGGGAACGAGCTTATGCGCTGTGGGAAAAGGATGCATGCCCGGAAGGAGCTGCACTCTTCTACTGGCGTCTCGCCGAAGATCAGCTCGCGGCTGAACTGCGGTCATCCAGAGCCGCCCCCCTGATGCAGACGTTGGAGGAGCGAAAAGCGGCGTAG
- a CDS encoding branched-chain amino acid ABC transporter permease: protein MTTILGVPLAAMFGQLLLGLINGAFYALLSLGLAVIFGLLRIINFAHGAQYMVGAFAALLFLKYFGINYWAALFLVPLTVGALGIVIERFLLRRIAHLDHLYGLLLTFGLAMIIEGSFINFFGVSGSSYPIPQALQGGFKLDFMFLPTYRAWVLVAGLGMCLFTWCMIEKTRLGAYLRAGTEKPGLMQAFGVNVPLLTTLTYGFGVALAAFAGVLAAPIYSVSPTMGSNLLIVVFAVVVIGGMGSIMGAILTGVAMGVIEGLTKVFWPESAGTVIFFVMILVLLIRPNGLFGKEA, encoded by the coding sequence ATGACAACAATACTCGGTGTGCCCCTGGCGGCCATGTTCGGCCAGCTATTGCTGGGCCTGATCAACGGCGCGTTCTACGCGTTATTGAGCCTGGGCCTGGCGGTCATCTTCGGCTTGCTGCGCATCATCAATTTTGCGCATGGTGCGCAGTACATGGTGGGCGCCTTCGCCGCACTGCTGTTCCTCAAATACTTCGGTATCAACTACTGGGCGGCGCTGTTCCTGGTGCCGCTCACTGTCGGTGCTCTGGGCATTGTGATCGAGCGTTTCCTGCTGCGGCGCATCGCTCATCTGGATCACCTGTACGGGCTGCTGCTGACCTTCGGCCTGGCCATGATCATCGAAGGCAGCTTCATCAACTTCTTCGGCGTGTCGGGCAGCAGCTATCCGATCCCGCAAGCCTTGCAAGGCGGGTTCAAGCTGGACTTCATGTTCCTGCCAACCTACCGCGCCTGGGTGCTGGTGGCGGGCCTGGGCATGTGCCTGTTCACCTGGTGCATGATTGAAAAAACCCGTCTTGGCGCCTATCTGCGCGCCGGCACCGAAAAACCCGGGCTGATGCAGGCCTTCGGGGTCAACGTGCCCCTGCTGACCACCCTGACCTACGGCTTTGGCGTGGCACTCGCGGCCTTCGCCGGCGTGCTGGCGGCGCCGATCTACTCGGTGTCGCCCACCATGGGTTCGAACCTGTTGATTGTGGTCTTCGCCGTGGTGGTGATCGGCGGCATGGGATCCATCATGGGCGCCATCCTCACCGGCGTGGCCATGGGTGTGATCGAAGGTTTGACCAAGGTGTTCTGGCCCGAGTCGGCCGGTACCGTGATCTTCTTCGTGATGATTCTGGTGCTGCTGATCCGCCCCAATGGCCTGTTCGGTAAGGAGGCGTAA